Proteins encoded in a region of the Mucispirillum schaedleri ASF457 genome:
- a CDS encoding DUF2232 domain-containing protein, producing MNKSIQLYPVLSFLTFYMIQISSKTYFAVFGIFLYIAAGVAFLAYLESSERNRKSDIISFIIYILFTALFFILPSAGSMIEKTGLLLNSANLKIWWMPLYIAAIFIPVFFLYKNRKSNKPLYIPVVISAAVPALLTGALLIFFADIRNGAVAAVANIIQTSIIDTLIKMKETMQISDYYADMLSYLILNKETVAKQTVYMIPAAISSVFVLITYMCDRMKPVFKDNAFIIREFRLPDNLVWILILGGFLILAQNEGLKYVSYNVIALFALLYFFQGLQVVNKAFDKFQVSIFIRSLLFLFIFLYFTVVASIIVLIGIFSIWFKPKWLEKDSSNTDKKENDNGRNF from the coding sequence ATGAATAAATCAATTCAGCTTTACCCTGTTTTAAGTTTTTTAACATTTTATATGATACAAATATCATCAAAAACTTATTTTGCAGTTTTTGGTATATTCTTATATATTGCTGCAGGCGTAGCTTTCCTTGCATATCTTGAATCCAGTGAAAGAAACAGAAAATCAGATATTATATCTTTTATAATATATATACTTTTTACAGCATTATTTTTTATACTTCCAAGTGCTGGAAGCATGATAGAAAAAACTGGGCTTTTATTAAACAGTGCAAACCTTAAAATATGGTGGATGCCTTTATATATTGCTGCAATTTTTATTCCTGTCTTTTTTCTTTATAAAAATAGAAAAAGTAACAAACCTTTATATATACCAGTAGTGATTTCTGCAGCAGTGCCTGCATTATTAACTGGTGCATTACTAATATTTTTTGCAGATATAAGAAACGGTGCAGTTGCAGCAGTTGCAAATATTATACAGACAAGCATTATTGACACATTAATCAAAATGAAAGAAACAATGCAGATATCAGATTATTATGCAGATATGCTTTCATATCTTATATTAAATAAAGAAACAGTTGCAAAACAGACTGTTTATATGATACCTGCCGCAATTTCTTCTGTATTTGTTTTGATAACATACATGTGCGACAGAATGAAGCCAGTTTTCAAAGATAATGCTTTTATAATTAGAGAATTCAGACTTCCTGATAATTTAGTATGGATATTAATTTTAGGCGGTTTTTTAATACTTGCACAAAATGAAGGATTAAAATATGTATCATATAATGTAATTGCTTTATTTGCATTATTATATTTTTTCCAAGGTCTGCAGGTAGTAAACAAAGCATTTGATAAATTTCAAGTTTCAATTTTTATAAGGTCATTACTTTTTTTATTTATATTTCTTTATTTTACTGTTGTAGCTTCTATTATAGTTTTAATAGGAATATTCAGCATTTGGTTTAAGCCAAAATGGCTTGAAAAAGACAGCTCTAATACAGATAAAAAGGAAAATGATAATGGCAGAAACTTTTAA
- the rpsR gene encoding 30S ribosomal protein S18, protein MAVIKKRFQKKKVCRFCVDKIDIDYKDAKLLRQFITERGKIMPRRLTGTCAKHQRNLAAAVKTARIIALVPFTLNK, encoded by the coding sequence ATGGCTGTTATTAAAAAAAGATTTCAAAAGAAAAAAGTCTGCCGTTTTTGTGTAGACAAAATAGATATTGATTATAAAGATGCAAAACTTTTACGCCAGTTTATCACAGAAAGAGGTAAAATTATGCCTAGAAGGTTAACTGGCACTTGTGCAAAACACCAAAGGAACTTAGCTGCTGCAGTTAAAACTGCAAGAATTATTGCACTTGTTCCGTTTACTCTTAATAAATAA
- the ssb gene encoding single-stranded DNA-binding protein, with protein sequence MASYNKVVLLGNVTRTPDVRNLPGSATVVATTGLATNRRYKDKEEVMFIDIVVYGKQAETIGMYVTKGTPLLVEGRLSFRQWEQEGQKRSKHEVIVESFQMMGGRKDRTDFDESMVDKDDLKMPADDSMIRDEDVPF encoded by the coding sequence ATGGCTTCTTACAATAAAGTAGTTTTATTAGGTAATGTTACAAGAACACCAGATGTGCGAAACCTGCCCGGCAGTGCAACTGTTGTTGCAACAACAGGGCTTGCTACTAACCGCAGATATAAAGATAAAGAAGAAGTGATGTTTATAGATATTGTAGTTTATGGCAAACAGGCAGAAACTATTGGTATGTATGTTACAAAAGGCACACCACTTTTAGTTGAAGGCAGGTTATCTTTCAGACAGTGGGAGCAGGAAGGTCAAAAACGCAGTAAACATGAAGTCATAGTTGAGTCTTTCCAAATGATGGGAGGACGCAAAGACAGAACGGATTTTGATGAAAGCATGGTAGATAAAGATGATTTGAAAATGCCTGCTGATGATAGTATGATTCGTGACGAAGATGTCCCTTTTTAA